Within the Miscanthus floridulus cultivar M001 chromosome 2, ASM1932011v1, whole genome shotgun sequence genome, the region GCTAGCATAGGTGCATGTAATTCTCGAGATTATTTCCAAAAGTGCacaaaataggaaaaaatagaaacatgtgattgaaTCATGATTGTCGACTCAAATAATCATCTCAGGTCTGCGGGCAACAGGGAAAAATATATTCAACCTTTTTCTCAGCACACATGTTATATTCTCTGACCACACAAATAACAATAAAAAATAGACATGAAATATTTCTTACACATCTAAAATATATTCAAATTATTTTGATAGTCTACATGTCTTCAAATTCTCTACAAGCAATCATCAGGGAAACTTTCCAGCATaagataaaataaacaaatttactaCATCACAGATCAAACCAAAATGAAAATTATGTCGTCTAGTTTATTACTTTATTGTATGGCCATGCAGTAGTCCTCTCAACAAGATAGGAACAGTAAACTTTTATTTGAATGGATTAAGTGAAATTATAAGCTATCCAGTTAATGAAATTATAAAGGATGAAACTTAGTTTGTACAACTCACTATACCTTTAATAATTGTATCTAAAAGCACTGAGTAGAGGAcaaagtcagctatcacattcaccgctctctcaacatcaatgaaaccttatgtagctttccatcgaTTGGCATATGAGGGAATGAACAATCACTGCAAAGGATTAAATTGAAACCTTAGATCAACTAGAACTAATGTAAACAATCACCTCCCTCCAGTGACACATGAATCAAATCAATTTCATTTTCTAAGCCCCATTTCTTCAACAAAATCCCAAAATCCGAACCCTAAATCATAATTCCCCAAATCCCGTACCAAATCCCCAACCCTAAGATTAAGAAAAGGGCCTAGTGCTCACCTAAGACGGCATCGATGGGCTCATCTGAGAGCTCGCCGCCAGCGCATCAggagcctccaccgccgccatgaggCTCCTCGCGTGCGTGCGCGCGTCCAGCAAAGGGCGCCATGGCGGTGCCGCTCGACGATGCCACGGTGGCATCACCATCTCCTACCGTCGCTTGCTTGGGCCGTCGTCGCGCCGGTCTCCTAGCTGtgtggcggctggcgtgagcgtggaaggcggaggaggaagaaaagaaaagtgaaGCTAAGGTTTTGGGGAGCGGGCTTCCTGCTGGTTTTGATCCTCCAAAATTGAAGGGCAACCGTCCGGTGCATTTTGATGGCTGAGAAAGCTCAGGGACTTCATAGGCCTGTGGAGGAGAAGTCGGCTCAATAGCCTTCActagcccaggcccaggttgagCGTTTGCTTCCATGCACGGTTGCATGCTGTGCTAAGACGAGCTAAatgctaagactgtctccaacaatggCGATCCAAAATATAAGACCCACTCGTCCTTTGGGTAACGTTACTGGCAAAGgattcaatacctatttttggttttctctaataacaagacccaaaagataaccctttctgcaaatgggtcttcaaaagagaggatactcatatttaggTTATGCCTCTCCCGGCACCCAAAAAGGCTCTTCCATATAGGTATTCTGTTGAAGGCTATAAATATTGTGTTGGAGACTCCTTTTGGGTTTGGATTCCGCAATGGGTCTCCCGTTGGAGAAAGCCTAAGTCAGACCAAAATAAGTTTCCTTTTTACGGTGCTTTTCAATTTTCAATAAGCTgctctattatttaattaatgcACTGGTTAGCACTAAGGCTAATAAGCAAATAAATATTAGTTGATTCCACTGTGAACATTAAGAAATATTCTCTGGTTATATTGGAATCAATGGGCTGAGAATTATTTAATTGTTCAAGTATGTTAGTGGTTAAGAATAATAATAGTTAAAGTTAAGACTAAGTTTAATTATTAAGTGGATTTATTTAAGCCTTTTTCCATaagtatatattatatataaataaGTTTTATTTCCTAAGCATAATATATTATTCCCGCcataagtttaatctcttttctccGATTAAGTTGAAACCAACGGAAAAATTTAGTTGGTGGAGAAATTAAAGTTCATATTAAGTGTGGGCATATTTAAACTAAGTTTAAACATGGGCTATTTAAGTTATTAAAAAATGCATAAGTATTTTTTCTTTCTCTAATTCTAAGTATTTATTTATTCTCTAAGTGATAAGTTTTAACCTTCTTAAGCAAAATGTTTATAATTGAGTTTGGGCTTTATTTTAGTGGCTTTCATAGTTGTATTTTTTACCAAAGTTATTTACAACTATTGATTGTCACAATTCTATTGTCCACTAGTAAGTTGTTTATTGTCCTAAGTCATACTTATAAGGCTCATTCTTGGGCATAATGCAAAGTTTTAGACATTCTTAAGGAAGGCTATAACAAATATTTAAGACCCTTTTTGGGATTAATTTAAGACTAAAGTTAATAGCCTCATTATTAAATTAAGTCAACTTTACACTTCCACAATTAAGTATAATAAGTTGATCATAAGGTAAATTCATTTACTACGATAAGTTATTACTTGCTAGAGACCTGATAAGTTATATGATTGGTTTTGTGGCTTGTGGTTGTATTATGACCAACCTTGTTTATAGTCACTTGTCATTCAATTAATCTTCAGTTGCAGTATCAAGCATTTACCTTTGGGTGCTTGAGCTAGGTGCGGGGCCCATTTTTTTAGTGACAGATAGATCAACGGTATATCTGTTTTTAGCGACAACGAATTAACGTTAAATATGTTTACCTATAGCGACAGACAATGAGTCGTTAAATGAGGATTTAGCGATAGATCGTTTGTAAGTTATCTTTAGCGCCAGATCATCCATCgataaatatatttttttagCGTTAGATGTCTAACGGTGatgcggtgttgtggtgtagtggctGGACACATGGCAGAGGAAGGGATCAAACACTCCTAGAATTTTTAGGATCAAGAGTAGGAGCAACTGACCGCTACCGGTGCTGAGGACATGCTTGGAGATTTTTTACAACCAAGCCAAGCTGCTGGGCGTTTGATTGTTTTCTGTGCCACGTGTCCAGCACTGAGTGGAGGGGCGCGCAGGCGCTGGGGTGCGCCCATCGCTCACACAATTAATTTTTCACTCGGTTAGAAGCCACGTGTCTCAAAAAAATCTATCACACCCTCAGGCGTGGTGTGGCTCGTCGGTCGACTCAGGTGTGGCGCCAAACTCCTGAAGATACTCTAAAAGTGAACAATTGAAAACTCTACCTTCTGGTCGTGTGATGAATTTTTAGGCATGTGGCTTCTATCTGAATGGGCCTGCACGAATGCAACGGTGCAAGAGGCTACACCCAATTTTTTTTCGAAAGCAACGCTCCATCTCCATGCCTCCATGCCTCCATccaacagcctgttcggttggctggttcgtatcgttactggttcgtgaagaagtactgctgactggtttgtgtgagagaaaaatactattccgactaaaaatttacgatcgtttacgataggccaaagccaaacgaacaggctgcaagtCCGCAGGCTGACGCCGTAGGCCTCTCTAGAGCGTTGAAATATTGTCAAATCGAAACGATCTGTGCTGTGCAGAGCAGCAGAGGTCCGGCCACCAGGGAGCAGCTTCTGCTTTGCTAGTCGGGTTGTCTTTCTCACGTGGAACTATAAAGAGATTGtagcgcgctcgtcgtctatggAGGCTTGGACGGTTGCGGTGATCTCCTCAAGGATGCGAACTTAGAATCTAGGTATAGTTGTAGGATTTGTTTGTGTGTGTGAATGTTTGGTGTGGTATTGGTGTGTGTTTATTCATGACTAGATACTATAGTTGTATCTAGATGAGAGGCGAAAAAAAAAACCAAGCCAATACGGTCTACTGCAGTCTGCAGATGATGCTGGCACAGTGACATTACCATTTGATCAGTCAAACAGAGATCTCGCGAAGGTTTGTTCCAACAAGAAATTCCACGTATGCACCGACTCTTTCGCCATCAAACTTGGCTGGTCAGCACGCCGTTGCTTCGCCCTTTGTATTTTGGCATCTTCGTTGGGCTAATAAGTTATGActaaaagtactgctggctaatttgttgtgagaaaaaaatattatttattgactgaaaaagtacgacttataagccaaacgaacaaggCCACTAACATTCaacatgttcgcttgctcgtaaacggtcgtaaatttccagccgggaacagtgtttttctctcacaccaaaccagccagcagtaaataatccacgatacgatacggcctcccgaacaggctgattgtagATTTCTTCAGTAAAGGAAGATTAACTTCTTAACCTCCGCTGTAATCTACAGCTTATCACGAGTGTTATCCCCGTGACTACACCATGATTAGTTAACCACTGGCCTTGCTAATTGCTTCCTGCTGTTTGAAACCCTCGACTCAGCTCTTGTCTCCGATCGTTTGAATTTATTAGCTGATTTATCGATTAGACtctataatattttttttataaaaaacaatTTTAACCGATTTATCCGCCGAAAAGGCCTAGTACTTTCGGGGGACTCCCACCAGTGAGGCGGCAGGCAATTATTATGGCACGCCGTACGCTGCGCGCCCGTACCGTACCGCCGGCGCATAACCCGCCCGATTTCCTTGCACGAAattgtttaaaaaaaaattcGTTGCACGAAACGCCGCTGCCGAGCCTGCTCCCTGCGCTGCGCTGCGGTGCGGCCTCAGCCTCACTTGCATCTCGCCTTCTGTCCGTCTGTCTCCACCAGCCACCGAGCCAGCAAGCAACCGACCGCCCCTTTCCCCCCTGCCCGTCCGCGGTACGCCTCGCGCCGGCGAGCGAGCGAATGCCGCGGGAGCTCTAGCCCTCGGCGCCTCGCCCGGGGCGGCGTGTCCACCCGACCCATGAGGAAGCTGACGCCGGCGCACCGCCTCCGGTGGATGCGCGCGCTGCTCCTCGCGCTCCCGCTCGTCTCGCTCCCCATCCTCTACGCGGCGCTCGGCACGGCgtgctcgtcgtcgtcctcgtcctcggcgCCGCGGctaccgcagcagcagcagcagcggaggGCGCCGCCGAGGCTGGCGTACCTCATCACGGGCGCGGGCCCCGGGGACGGCCCGCGGATCCGGAGGCTGCTGCGGGCGCTCTACCACCCGTGGAACTACTACCTCGTCGGCGTAGCGGGGGAGGACGAGCGCGCGGATCTCGAGGCCTTCGTGCGCGGCCAGGAGGCGCCGCGCCGGTACGGCAACGTCCGGGTGGCGGCCGCGGTGGAGTGGGGCGCCGTCTCGCGGAGGGGCCCCACCGAATTGGGCGCCACGCTCCACGCCGCCGCTGTGCTGCTCCGGGAGTTCGACGGCTGGAGCTGGTTCATCAACCTCAGCGCCTCCGATTATCCGCTCATGCCCCAAGATGGTAAAATTCTACTCCCTCCTCGATATGGATAGCTTCTAGCCCACACGATATTTTCTTGTTATATATGCTTGCAGCTATGAATGCGTTTATGCTTCAGCATGACACCAACTTTTGGTTTCCTTATACGTACTACAGAATTACGTGTCCAAAAAATGGCCCTATTAGTGCCATTTGATTTAATTTATGGTGTCAAGTTCTTCTCATACCATGTGATCGCAATTTGATATATTTGAGTACCATAAAATTTGTTGTATGCTCTGTCGCCAAGAAGGATAATAGCTACATAATGTCGAGTAGTACTTGTCAAAGGCTTGCTATTCAAATTCCAGCTGAAGGAGTTTACTGTTTTTGGGCTGACTGGTTCTATCTTCCATTCATGTGAGGAACTTTGGGTCATGCAATTTCATAACAAACAGCattataaagggcgtacccagtgcagagagctcccgctctgtgcgaaCAGCATTATACAATTGAAATTTATTTGTTCTCTGAATTCCGTATGTGTTTCACCAGCTGGGGTCTGCTAGCTGATTCTCTATGGTGGCAGCCTGACAGGTTTTGAATTGTAATGACCTCTTCTGGTCTGTATATTGTGGGGTATTGAATAGTGCTTATGATTCCTCAGATTTATTGATAACCAAGTTCAGGCTAGATATGGATAGTAAAATTACATACATGGATGGGATTGTTAGCTTTTCTAATTCCGATGCAAGTTGTTATGCCACAGACACCACAAATAGACAGATAAACTGAATAGGTATAGGCTACTCTTTGAATTCTGTGGAAATCTCATCCAGTACTATCTAACAAACAGATCTAGTAGCATCAAATTCAGCTTTTTTGGGGGTCATTTTTTAACACTTCCGGGAACACCATTCTTTGCTCAATATTGTCCCTTATAACCTTTCAACTGAGCTTTAGCATTGTATCAACTACCAAGTTAATCAACTTAACTTCATAACATGACAGCAGCCAGAGAATCGAGTCCATCACAGTTGGGTCCATCTTGATGTGTAACCTAAGCGACAGCAACAAATTATGAAGAACAGTAAATGCTGGATCTCAATATTAATAATACTTTTGTGAGTTTGAAGGACTGGATGCAGAACGGAAGTTGTTTAAGCTTCTGGACCTGCTCAAAATTCTTAAGGCCGTCAATATCTATGaataatttttcaaaaaaaaaaaaaacttacaaaCCTTCTCCCAATATGTTGATTTGTAGTACAGCAATTGTTTGAAGTGCTCTAAGATCTGATTGATTTTTTTCTCCCAATTATCGAAACTAATATTTATGTTGTTTCCCTTATATTTATCAGACATCCTTCATATCTTCTCATACATGCCAAGAGACCTCAATTTCATTGAGCACACAAGCAATATTGGTTGGAAAGAGTAAGCATATCATTCCAATGTTCTGTGGTTCTTAATTCTTAacctcttttttttgttttttattattattcTTGGGTTGCATGTGCAGGCACCAAAGAGCCCGACCAATCATTTTAGATCCAGCATTGCAGGTCCCAAATAAAACTGAGGTTGTAACAACAAAGGAGAAAAGGAGTATGCCCTCAGCTTTCAAAATATTTGTAGGTACTGTCTGACATCTTTACTGACTACTGAATCTCTGTTTGACTGATCAAATGGTCAATTTCAATGCCCTGTAGCAGAGAACGGTTCGCTGTAGCAATGTTGCCTAGTTGTCTTTTGTGCACTCCAGAAGAACCTCTT harbors:
- the LOC136540869 gene encoding beta-glucuronosyltransferase GlcAT14A-like produces the protein MRKLTPAHRLRWMRALLLALPLVSLPILYAALGTACSSSSSSSAPRLPQQQQQRRAPPRLAYLITGAGPGDGPRIRRLLRALYHPWNYYLVGVAGEDERADLEAFVRGQEAPRRYGNVRVAAAVEWGAVSRRGPTELGATLHAAAVLLREFDGWSWFINLSASDYPLMPQDDILHIFSYMPRDLNFIEHTSNIGWKEHQRARPIILDPALQVPNKTEVVTTKEKRSMPSAFKIFVGSSWVMLSRSFLEFCLLGWDNLPRTLLMYFTNFLSSSEGYFHTVICNSEYYQNTTVNSDLRFMAWDNPPRTHPVNLTTEHFDAMANSRAPFAHSFANDNSVLDMIDAKLLGRAPDRFTPGGWCLGSSVGGKDPCTFLGRSFILRPTKGSAKLEKLLLKLLEPDNFRPKQCK